A genomic window from Nosocomiicoccus massiliensis includes:
- a CDS encoding general stress protein: MEQNRNIEVFDDIGNVSKRVQQLRHEGVDERRVILFSKHSPPTEFTREHDVEIRMGEGNLWQKFESLFTDKDGEERATEDLQFTPYEETEFSNAMDADQYVLYIPYQSIAQVQLEDEEKIDLSKRDNY; the protein is encoded by the coding sequence ATGGAACAAAATAGAAATATAGAAGTGTTTGATGATATCGGTAACGTAAGTAAAAGAGTACAACAATTAAGACACGAAGGTGTCGATGAAAGACGTGTCATTCTTTTCTCAAAACATTCTCCTCCGACAGAATTTACTCGCGAGCATGATGTAGAAATTCGTATGGGAGAAGGAAATTTATGGCAAAAGTTTGAGTCTTTATTTACTGATAAAGACGGCGAAGAGCGAGCTACTGAAGATTTACAATTTACTCCTTATGAAGAAACAGAGTTTAGTAACGCTATGGATGCTGATCAATACGTACTTTATATTCCGTATCAGAGTATAGCGCAAGTACAACTTGAAGATGAAGAAAAAATCGATCTAAGTAAAAGAGACAATTACTAA
- a CDS encoding helix-turn-helix domain-containing protein → MLKELMFYLKDKRQRLKWTQHDLSLESSISQTVISRIENGHDTGSVREFFALLETLDIDREEFIMQLDLISPRKQLDDARKHKDFTKMKEVLEGIPSYIREKNSYLNTYCIYHEALLSYRADDLVRAIHLLQEAKSMLEIYNPIDVILAEIHLMIGIIELQLGREAFQHFKKANHVIKNVLVTRQNFKHIIRVYGNLAAIYCRKGWFHLVKRELDNATALQKQFESTYLKTDIEYSRLLLYMNTKDPLLHDQFTYMKCLLKDYPNEKIKQRLSNIRIRID, encoded by the coding sequence ATGTTGAAAGAATTGATGTTCTATTTAAAAGATAAACGACAACGACTCAAATGGACTCAGCACGATTTATCTCTTGAGAGTTCAATTAGTCAAACGGTGATTTCACGCATTGAAAATGGACACGATACGGGAAGTGTACGAGAGTTTTTTGCCTTGTTAGAAACGTTAGATATCGACAGAGAAGAATTCATAATGCAACTCGATTTAATTAGTCCGAGAAAGCAATTAGATGACGCAAGGAAACATAAAGATTTTACTAAAATGAAAGAAGTACTTGAAGGTATTCCAAGCTACATACGTGAGAAAAATTCATACTTAAATACATATTGTATATACCATGAAGCACTTTTAAGCTATAGAGCAGACGATTTAGTTCGTGCAATCCACTTGTTACAAGAAGCTAAATCAATGCTAGAAATATACAATCCTATCGACGTGATACTCGCAGAGATTCATTTAATGATAGGGATTATAGAGTTACAGTTAGGACGAGAAGCGTTTCAACATTTTAAAAAAGCGAATCATGTTATCAAAAATGTCCTTGTTACTCGACAAAACTTTAAACATATCATAAGAGTTTATGGTAACTTAGCAGCAATTTATTGCCGTAAAGGATGGTTTCATCTTGTAAAAAGAGAGTTAGACAATGCAACAGCGCTACAAAAGCAATTCGAGTCGACGTATTTAAAAACAGACATCGAGTATTCACGACTGTTGTTATACATGAATACAAAGGACCCCTTACTACATGATCAATTCACGTATATGAAATGCTTATTAAAAGATTATCCAAATGAGAAAATCAAGCAAAGATTAAGCAATATTCGTATACGAATAGATTAA
- a CDS encoding general stress protein: MMTLYTFQDEKSLVDKITELKLNFIKTRQMTVVSNKRPTKEFKHNTDVEFVKGDGTIWERTVGGLFNKSPESLISRRFNLDGESLNTYHEALINGEFILIINDGKKEVEIDDETDLKPKSEANHVLEDEEFVEILDSYGLNSERSFIEGNNKKTKRG, encoded by the coding sequence ATGATGACGCTATATACATTCCAAGACGAAAAATCGCTCGTTGATAAAATTACTGAATTAAAATTAAATTTTATTAAGACGCGCCAAATGACTGTAGTCAGTAATAAACGACCAACGAAAGAATTTAAACATAATACAGATGTTGAATTTGTAAAAGGTGATGGAACGATATGGGAAAGAACCGTTGGAGGGCTTTTTAACAAATCTCCAGAATCACTCATATCACGCCGCTTTAACCTAGATGGCGAGAGTTTAAATACGTATCATGAAGCACTTATAAACGGTGAGTTTATACTTATTATCAATGATGGTAAAAAAGAAGTCGAAATAGATGATGAAACAGATTTAAAGCCAAAATCTGAGGCGAATCACGTATTAGAAGATGAAGAATTTGTAGAAATACTGGATAGCTATGGGCTGAACTCTGAGCGTTCATTTATAGAAGGGAATAATAAAAAAACGAAGAGAGGATAA
- a CDS encoding M20 family metallopeptidase: MKHEEFIKDIIESKSKFLNEVSTYIFEHPETRFQEYNSSKKLIETLKHEGFEVEENVANIDTAFLGKFGSGKPVIGFLGEFDALSGLSQEPGIAEHSPIEDGGNGHGCGHNLLGIGSLAAAIAVKEYLEANNLEGTVIYYGTPGEEGGSGKTFMSREGVFDDLDYAFCWHPAPINAVMMNKTLANYQVKFKFKGTSAHAAQSPELGRSALDAVELMNVGVNYMREHMSDTARVHYAVLNTGGTSPNVVQSDAEVLYLIRAETLKETRELFERVKKIAQGAALMTETETSFEIQKACSDYEPNRALEAVIYDYLKREEAEITFTDEELKFAQKIVDTLSDSEKEGAIKANESFGAVVDGEKVIGKPLSDVVHDYVVTGKVMLGSTDVADVSWVTPTAQISAATSAFGTPLHTWQMTAQGLSSYAFKGMYRAARVMANTAVHVLHDETLLSEMKEEHEEKLKKQPYENPIPKDVNPQP, translated from the coding sequence ATGAAACATGAAGAATTTATAAAAGATATTATTGAGTCAAAATCAAAATTTTTAAACGAGGTTAGTACGTATATATTTGAACATCCAGAGACGCGCTTTCAAGAATATAATTCATCAAAAAAGTTAATCGAAACGTTAAAACATGAAGGATTCGAAGTTGAAGAAAATGTCGCAAATATCGATACGGCATTTTTAGGAAAATTTGGTTCTGGGAAACCAGTCATTGGTTTTCTTGGAGAATTCGATGCATTATCTGGTTTAAGTCAAGAGCCAGGCATTGCTGAGCATAGTCCTATTGAAGATGGAGGGAATGGTCACGGTTGTGGACATAACCTACTCGGTATCGGGTCACTTGCTGCAGCAATCGCTGTAAAAGAATATCTCGAAGCTAATAATCTAGAAGGAACTGTAATTTACTACGGAACACCAGGAGAAGAAGGCGGATCTGGTAAAACATTTATGAGTCGTGAAGGCGTATTTGATGATTTAGATTATGCATTTTGTTGGCATCCAGCGCCAATTAACGCTGTAATGATGAACAAAACACTCGCAAACTATCAAGTGAAGTTTAAATTTAAAGGTACGAGTGCACACGCTGCACAATCTCCTGAACTTGGTCGTAGTGCGTTAGACGCTGTAGAACTTATGAACGTTGGCGTTAACTATATGCGTGAACATATGAGTGACACGGCGCGTGTCCATTACGCAGTGTTAAATACAGGAGGAACGTCTCCTAACGTCGTTCAATCAGACGCAGAAGTGCTGTATTTAATCCGTGCAGAAACGTTAAAAGAAACACGTGAATTATTTGAACGTGTTAAAAAAATAGCTCAAGGTGCTGCATTAATGACAGAAACAGAAACGTCATTTGAAATTCAAAAAGCATGTTCAGACTACGAACCGAACCGCGCACTTGAAGCGGTAATATACGATTATCTTAAAAGAGAAGAAGCGGAAATTACTTTTACAGATGAAGAACTCAAATTCGCTCAAAAAATTGTCGATACACTTTCAGATAGTGAAAAAGAAGGAGCAATTAAAGCCAATGAGAGTTTTGGTGCGGTTGTAGATGGCGAAAAAGTAATCGGAAAACCATTAAGTGACGTCGTTCATGATTACGTTGTAACGGGCAAGGTAATGCTCGGATCAACAGACGTTGCAGATGTAAGTTGGGTCACTCCAACTGCACAAATATCTGCAGCAACGTCAGCATTTGGAACACCACTTCATACGTGGCAAATGACAGCGCAAGGACTGTCAAGTTATGCATTTAAAGGGATGTACAGAGCAGCGAGAGTCATGGCAAATACAGCAGTTCACGTACTTCATGACGAAACACTTCTAAGTGAAATGAAAGAAGAACACGAAGAAAAACTAAAAAAACAACCATATGAAAACCCGATTCCAAAAGATGTAAACCCGCAACCATAA
- a CDS encoding amidohydrolase, translating into MDELIKYAKENRRLLHQVPEVGFTEYITTYLIYERLSQTNFNLYVGDDALDIDRQVGLPSDDVMANTYQRALDYGVPCSFLEKLHPYKTGVVATIDTNQKGPHVVLRFDIDALPIKESNEIEHVPFKEGFQSKHDGEMHACGHDAHAAIGISVATYIDEHIDELTGKYTIIFQNSEEGVRGAASYAKKGWLDDADYFLSGHVGTISEEVGTVGATATNFLASTKFNVELFGQSSHAGSNPQDGNNALLAASAIALSLNTIAPHREGATRLNVGILQAGQGRNIIPDYAKLECESRGETTQLNEYMFERAKEIIENGAKMYGCESKITVEGFAPSATCSKEMIDIVKSATVSNDAVKTIVDEVSMDASEDAAVFINIVQENNGKATYLIFPYHLKYGHHHPSFDVDEAVLEVAITTFINILNELK; encoded by the coding sequence ATGGACGAGCTAATTAAGTATGCAAAAGAAAATCGTAGGTTACTACATCAAGTTCCAGAAGTTGGATTTACAGAGTATATTACGACATACTTAATTTATGAAAGACTGTCTCAAACAAACTTTAATTTATATGTTGGAGACGACGCACTCGATATCGACAGGCAAGTCGGTTTACCGAGTGATGACGTAATGGCAAACACATATCAACGTGCATTAGATTACGGAGTACCGTGTTCATTTCTAGAAAAACTACACCCGTATAAAACAGGTGTAGTTGCGACAATCGATACAAATCAAAAAGGACCTCATGTGGTCCTTCGATTTGATATCGACGCGTTACCAATTAAGGAAAGTAATGAGATTGAACACGTTCCGTTTAAAGAAGGATTTCAGTCGAAACATGACGGTGAGATGCATGCTTGTGGTCATGACGCTCATGCAGCGATTGGAATTAGCGTAGCGACGTATATCGACGAACATATCGATGAGTTAACAGGAAAGTACACAATTATATTTCAAAACTCTGAAGAAGGTGTTAGAGGTGCGGCAAGTTATGCTAAAAAAGGTTGGTTAGATGATGCGGACTACTTTTTAAGTGGACACGTCGGGACAATCAGCGAAGAAGTCGGTACAGTAGGAGCGACGGCGACAAACTTTTTAGCAAGTACAAAGTTCAACGTTGAGCTTTTCGGTCAGTCATCTCACGCGGGGTCTAATCCGCAAGACGGCAACAACGCACTTCTCGCAGCATCAGCGATTGCTTTATCATTAAATACGATCGCACCACATAGAGAAGGTGCAACAAGGCTAAACGTCGGTATACTGCAAGCAGGACAAGGTAGAAATATTATACCGGATTATGCAAAACTCGAATGTGAGTCACGTGGAGAAACGACACAGTTAAATGAATATATGTTTGAACGTGCAAAAGAGATTATCGAAAACGGTGCAAAGATGTACGGCTGTGAGAGTAAAATTACGGTTGAAGGATTTGCACCGAGTGCGACATGTTCTAAAGAGATGATCGATATTGTGAAAAGTGCGACTGTAAGTAATGACGCTGTAAAAACAATTGTCGATGAAGTGTCTATGGACGCATCGGAAGATGCAGCAGTATTTATAAATATTGTTCAGGAGAATAATGGGAAAGCGACGTATTTAATTTTTCCATATCACTTAAAGTACGGTCACCATCATCCGTCGTTTGATGTTGATGAAGCAGTTCTAGAAGTTGCGATTACGACATTTATTAATATTTTAAATGAGTTAAAATGA